From Halorubrum salinarum, the proteins below share one genomic window:
- a CDS encoding ABC transporter ATP-binding protein — MARVTLDTLRKEFDRGTIVAVDDLDLEIDDGEFVTVVGPSGCGKTTTLRMVAGLEEPTSGTVSFDDEDVTDIHAKERPVAMVFQNYALYPHKTVRENMAFGLKMSTDMTKEERHERVREMAEMMGIEDLLDDKPDELSGGQKQRVALGRAIAREPEVFLFDEPLSNLDAKLRTEMRAEIQKLQKEFGVTAMYVTHDQEEAMTMGDRLAILNDGKLQQVGAPTEVYQNPVNEFVAGFIGSPSMNFLDVDVETDGTTATIRDEASGLAFPLSRDYVAGHDLESGPYTLGVRPENIEVVEQPTGEETLTATVEVVEPIGSDNYVHLDVSEDFLARSPADVQPEAGDEVGVTFDEADLHLFDPETGEDVFLTEEEIAAAVA; from the coding sequence ATGGCACGCGTCACGCTCGACACGCTCCGGAAGGAGTTCGACCGAGGAACCATCGTCGCCGTCGACGACCTGGACCTGGAGATCGACGACGGGGAGTTCGTGACCGTGGTCGGGCCGTCGGGGTGCGGGAAGACGACCACGCTCCGGATGGTCGCGGGGCTCGAAGAGCCGACCTCCGGCACCGTCAGCTTCGACGACGAGGACGTCACCGACATCCACGCGAAGGAGCGCCCGGTCGCGATGGTGTTCCAGAACTACGCGCTGTACCCTCACAAGACGGTCCGCGAGAACATGGCGTTCGGGCTCAAGATGAGCACGGACATGACGAAAGAGGAGCGCCACGAGCGCGTCCGCGAGATGGCCGAGATGATGGGCATCGAGGACCTGCTCGACGACAAGCCCGACGAGCTCTCGGGCGGGCAAAAGCAGCGCGTCGCGCTCGGCCGCGCCATCGCGCGCGAGCCCGAGGTGTTCCTCTTCGACGAGCCGCTCTCGAACCTCGACGCGAAGCTCCGCACGGAGATGCGCGCCGAGATCCAGAAGCTCCAGAAGGAGTTCGGCGTCACGGCGATGTACGTCACCCACGACCAGGAGGAGGCGATGACGATGGGCGACCGCCTCGCCATCCTGAACGACGGGAAGCTCCAGCAGGTCGGCGCCCCCACGGAGGTGTACCAGAACCCGGTCAACGAGTTCGTCGCCGGCTTCATCGGCTCGCCGTCGATGAACTTCCTCGACGTCGACGTGGAGACCGACGGGACGACGGCGACGATCCGGGACGAGGCGTCCGGGCTCGCGTTCCCGCTCAGCCGCGACTACGTCGCGGGCCACGACCTCGAGAGCGGCCCGTACACCCTCGGCGTCCGCCCCGAGAACATCGAGGTCGTCGAGCAGCCGACTGGCGAGGAGACCCTCACGGCGACCGTCGAGGTCGTCGAGCCCATCGGCTCCGACAACTACGTCCACCTCGACGTGAGCGAGGACTTCCTCGCGCGGTCGCCCGCGGACGTCCAGCCCGAGGCCGGCGACGAGGTCGGCGTCACCTTCGACGAGGCGGACCTCCACCTGTTCGACCCCGAGACCGGCGAGGACGTGTTCCTGACCGAGGAGGAGATCGCGGCCGCGGTCGCTTAG
- the mutL gene encoding DNA mismatch repair endonuclease MutL: MEPPDIERLDERTVQRIAAGEVVERPASVVKELVENSLDAGASRVAVSVESGGTDGIRVRDDGVGIPEDQLDAAVAEHATSKIGDIEDLDRGVGTLGFRGEALYTVGAVSRLTVRSRPPDAEAGAEITVEGGEVGEVRPAGCPAGTTVEVDDLFFNTPAREKFLKRTATEFDHVNTVVTSYALANPDVAVSLEHDGRETFATEGNGDLRSAVLAVYGREVAESMIDVDWTPEGSEADGAADADDAPVKRVTGLVSHPETARSTRDYLSTYVNGRYVTASALREATLDAYGGQLAPDRYPFAVLFVEVPAGDVDVNVHPRKLEVRFDEEPAVRSAVETAVEDALLDHGLIRSTAPRGQSAPDETAVAPETPDLEAVGGADTDHERAAREGRERATESAASGDPTDAGGDSDGARDGEVPRADEGIAWADEDATRSDDDTERATADAAEGDADPSAPTELDPADDAAWSVDGLNGEGASTDGTAGEQTGSGRTDAGGDARPSPRSWQADSADRDAESTTETDEVAGATGDSAETLTDAAERGSDSPAGEEEENRSLAEESSRPSPRARSATRQRTLGGEGTEREREFDSLPSLRVLGQLHETYVVAEAPDGLVLIDQHAADERVNYERLKSVFADGADAQALAEPVRIELTAREAALFEEFVDDLAGIGFRAERAGDREVAVTAVPAVFDAALDPDLLRDALSALVDDDAAGDEPVADAVDELLADLACYPSVTGNTSLTEGRVVDLLDRLDACENPYACPHGRPVVIRLDREEIGSRFERDYPGHGGRRAE, translated from the coding sequence ATGGAGCCGCCAGACATCGAGCGGTTGGACGAGCGGACCGTCCAGCGGATCGCGGCCGGCGAGGTCGTCGAGCGCCCCGCGAGCGTCGTGAAAGAGCTGGTCGAGAACAGCCTCGACGCGGGCGCGAGCCGCGTGGCGGTGTCGGTCGAGTCGGGCGGCACCGATGGGATCCGCGTGCGCGACGACGGCGTCGGCATCCCCGAAGACCAGTTGGACGCCGCCGTCGCGGAGCACGCCACCTCGAAGATCGGCGACATCGAGGACCTCGACCGCGGCGTCGGCACCCTCGGCTTCCGCGGCGAGGCCCTGTACACCGTCGGCGCCGTCTCCCGGCTCACCGTCCGCTCGCGCCCCCCGGACGCCGAGGCGGGCGCTGAGATCACCGTCGAAGGCGGCGAGGTCGGCGAGGTCCGCCCGGCGGGCTGTCCGGCGGGCACGACCGTCGAGGTCGACGACCTCTTCTTCAACACGCCCGCCCGCGAGAAGTTCCTCAAGCGGACGGCGACTGAGTTCGACCACGTGAACACGGTCGTGACGAGCTACGCGCTCGCGAACCCGGACGTGGCGGTCTCGTTAGAACACGACGGCCGCGAGACGTTCGCGACCGAGGGGAACGGCGACCTCCGGTCGGCCGTCCTCGCGGTCTACGGCCGCGAGGTCGCCGAGTCGATGATCGACGTGGACTGGACGCCCGAGGGGAGTGAGGCGGACGGCGCGGCCGACGCCGACGACGCTCCGGTCAAGCGCGTGACGGGACTCGTCTCGCACCCCGAGACGGCGCGCTCGACGCGCGACTACCTCTCGACGTACGTCAACGGGCGGTACGTCACCGCGAGCGCGCTCCGCGAGGCGACCCTCGACGCCTACGGCGGCCAGCTGGCCCCCGACCGCTACCCGTTCGCGGTCCTCTTCGTCGAGGTCCCGGCCGGCGACGTGGACGTGAACGTCCACCCCCGCAAGCTGGAGGTCCGCTTCGACGAGGAGCCGGCGGTCCGCTCGGCGGTCGAGACGGCCGTCGAGGACGCCCTCCTCGACCACGGCCTGATCCGCTCGACGGCGCCCCGCGGGCAGTCGGCGCCCGACGAGACCGCGGTCGCCCCGGAGACGCCCGACCTCGAGGCCGTCGGCGGCGCGGACACCGACCACGAGCGCGCCGCGCGCGAGGGGCGCGAGCGCGCGACCGAGTCCGCGGCGTCGGGCGACCCGACGGACGCCGGAGGCGACTCGGACGGCGCTCGCGACGGCGAAGTCCCTCGGGCCGACGAGGGTATCGCCTGGGCTGACGAGGACGCCACCCGATCCGACGATGACACCGAACGGGCCACCGCCGACGCCGCCGAGGGCGACGCCGACCCGTCGGCGCCGACCGAGCTGGACCCCGCGGACGACGCGGCGTGGTCGGTCGACGGGCTGAACGGCGAGGGCGCGTCGACGGACGGAACGGCCGGCGAGCAGACGGGTTCCGGGCGCACCGACGCGGGCGGCGACGCGCGCCCGTCCCCGCGAAGCTGGCAGGCGGACTCCGCGGACCGCGACGCCGAGTCGACGACGGAGACCGACGAGGTTGCGGGAGCGACCGGCGACAGCGCGGAGACGCTGACCGACGCGGCCGAGCGGGGTTCCGATTCGCCGGCCGGCGAAGAGGAGGAGAACCGGTCCCTCGCGGAAGAGTCGTCGCGGCCGTCTCCGCGGGCGCGCTCCGCGACGCGGCAGCGGACCCTCGGCGGCGAGGGGACCGAGCGCGAGCGCGAGTTCGACTCGCTGCCCTCGCTGCGGGTGCTGGGACAGCTCCACGAGACGTACGTCGTCGCCGAGGCCCCCGACGGGTTGGTGCTGATCGACCAGCACGCGGCCGACGAGCGGGTGAACTACGAGCGGCTGAAGTCGGTGTTCGCGGACGGCGCGGACGCGCAGGCGCTCGCGGAGCCGGTCCGCATCGAGCTGACGGCGCGCGAGGCGGCGCTGTTCGAGGAGTTCGTCGACGACCTCGCGGGGATCGGGTTCCGGGCCGAGCGCGCGGGCGACCGCGAGGTCGCGGTGACCGCGGTTCCGGCCGTCTTCGACGCCGCGCTCGATCCTGACCTCCTGCGGGACGCGCTGTCCGCGCTGGTCGACGACGACGCCGCGGGCGACGAGCCGGTCGCCGACGCGGTCGACGAGCTGCTCGCCGACCTCGCCTGTTACCCCTCGGTCACGGGGAACACCTCGCTCACCGAGGGACGGGTCGTCGACCTCCTCGACCGGCTCGACGCCTGCGAGAACCCATACGCCTGCCCGCACGGGCGCCCGGTCGTGATCCGGCTCGACCGCGAGGAGATCGGGTCGCGATTCGAGCGCGACTACCCGGGCCACGGCGGGCGACGCGCGGAGTAG